DNA sequence from the Treponema sp. OMZ 838 genome:
ATATCGGGACGCAGCTCTTTTACCAGCTCCACATTTTCGGGTAAAAATATTCCTTTAATTGCAAAAGGCTTTTGTGCATACCGCTGTATTTCTTTCAGACTCTGTGCATCTTTTTGTTCAAGCTGAACCAGGTTGCGCATCGTTACAATATTATAGGAATCGATATCGATCCCTATCAGATCGGCAGAATCGCGTACCCAATCTATCCGTTCAAAGATACGGGGATTAGGATACGGCTTAATGAACACCGCTCCGGTTTTTCCGTACCGCCGGAGGGCTGCAAGGCCTCCCTGTATCTTTGCATCGGGGTAGCCGTCTCCAATGCTGAGCAGGAACCCTGCTTCGGCACAGGCTTCAATTAAATCGAAATAAAACGCGGCCTCGTCTTCGTAGCCGACATTTTCGACACCGCCGGTAATAGGCGCCAATCTAATGGGAGGCAACACATCATCACATAGCGTATCGCTATAATATTTTCGCCATGCAGAACAGTTGCTGATAAAATTGGCGCTTTGAAATACGCCGCCCATTCCGGGCAGCTCGCCGAGACAGCCGTATCCGTCGCATTCGGCACAAAAATAACATTTATATCCGCTCATGATTTTCTACAATAGGGGGTAGCATTTTATTCATTTATAAATTACGTTTCAGTGCTATCTTGGCTTCAAACATAGAAGTTGGAGTACTGTAAAGAAGCGGGTAAAACGAAAAACGGAAATCAAGATCGCACGGTCCGATATTCAGTGTATAGAACGGCGTAAAGGCGAGTACTACGAGCTGCATATTCGTCGGGCGTGTTATCGGCAGGGCAATCAGACTGTGAAATCCCCCCTGCATTTTATTTAATTCCATCCTTCCAAAACCAAAGAACATATTTAACCCGCCGTAGAGCTCATTATGAACGATAGTAAAAGGCTTTATAAGCGGTGCAGCAGGAAAAAGCCCGCCGGATTGAGTGTCCCGAATCTTGGAAATAAAGAATGTAAAATCAAAGTCCATACGTTCAAGTGCGATACGCGGTTCAAAAAATGCAAAGAGATTGCCGATAAAATCCTGTTGCAGTGTTGCGCTTCTAAAAT
Encoded proteins:
- a CDS encoding alpha-hydroxy-acid oxidizing protein; translated protein: MSGYKCYFCAECDGYGCLGELPGMGGVFQSANFISNCSAWRKYYSDTLCDDVLPPIRLAPITGGVENVGYEDEAAFYFDLIEACAEAGFLLSIGDGYPDAKIQGGLAALRRYGKTGAVFIKPYPNPRIFERIDWVRDSADLIGIDIDSYNIVTMRNLVQLEQKDAQSLKEIQRYAQKPFAIKGIFLPENVELVKELRPDIAVISNHGGRIETRRGSTADFLAEYGSTLRKFAGEVWVDGGLRSRADIAAAKRLGATQVMIGRPCITALLKDRTEGVRKLYRRLTTG